A genomic region of Microbacterium schleiferi contains the following coding sequences:
- a CDS encoding Fur family transcriptional regulator, protein MAQRNTWQRERVRTALGDAPGFISAQALHAVLRNEDTGIGLATVYRALASLADEGSADTLHGPDGESLYRACESSGHHHHLICRSCGATVEIAATPVEQWARSVAEQHGYTDAEHVVDIFGLCPACTARVRAAAGDGNRAR, encoded by the coding sequence ATGGCGCAACGCAATACCTGGCAACGCGAGCGCGTGCGCACGGCGCTCGGCGACGCGCCGGGTTTCATCAGCGCTCAGGCGCTTCATGCCGTGCTTCGCAACGAAGACACCGGCATCGGCCTGGCGACGGTCTACCGCGCCCTCGCGAGCCTCGCTGACGAGGGATCGGCCGACACGCTGCACGGGCCCGACGGTGAGAGCCTCTACCGTGCGTGCGAGAGTTCGGGACACCACCACCACCTGATCTGCCGCTCGTGCGGCGCAACCGTGGAGATTGCGGCGACCCCCGTGGAGCAGTGGGCCCGCTCGGTGGCTGAACAGCACGGCTACACGGATGCCGAACACGTCGTCGACATCTTCGGACTCTGCCCCGCGTGCACGGCACGCGTTCGCGCGGCGGCCGGCGACGGGAACCGTGCGCGCTGA